The genomic stretch GAGGATTTGGATGGCATCGCACATTTAGATCCCGCCGTTGAAGACGACGCAGTACTTCATTCCAACGGCGAGGCGTCGAAGGTGCTGCCGTGTCTCACCCAAAGCTACGCGTTAGATAATGCTGTGAATACCGTCTTGCAGATGCTGGATTTGATACGAGGAAGACGACCGTGGATCGAGAATTCGAGCAATACTTTTCCATGCCTCTGCTGCAGTAGATCATGAATCAAAAGAAAGAGATTCGAGAATACAGTACAAATCACAGAAGGAACTCCAAGAAGCCAATCAAATTCTGCGTAGAACACCAAGTAGTAGGAGTCAGCTGAAATATCGACTTTGACGGCCATCGCTGACAAAGCCTGATCTGAAATACCCATATAAATTCGTATTCATATGACTGAAAAGTGAGATTGGTTTCTTCTTGCATTCTCGAGATCCAACAAATCCCAGCTCAAGTTATAACGATGGGTACGGATTACTGGAAGGAATCATCTTCATTTATTTTGATGCAACAACCAAGAAAAAGGCTGCTACGATCAGAGAGAACAATCAGGCAGAGATCAAAAAGTACTCTTTTGCAGCATCTCAGGGCATCACCTGCTCGAGCTTTCAATCATGCCATCATCGACTGCTGTCTACATATATAAACTTCGACTGCTGATAAAGATTTCATGATCGTTTATTTTGaagaatgagaagaagaagaagaagaagagaaaagttaCTTAGGTTTTTGTTTCTTTCGTTAAGGTTAAAGGTCTATAGCACGAATCAttgaaacttcttcttcttctccgggAGAAAGAGTGAGTCTGAGTTAGGGttttacatgtacatatatacctGCACACATCATTGTTCTTCAGCTCCAGTCGATGGCACATTCGTAGGTAGTCATTTATTGCCAATGCAGCATCATCAAGATTCTCAAATCTCAGTCAAAAACACCTCAGTGTGGTTTGAAGCTCTCATGGTGCGAGCTTGTGAATCTTGATGATGCCACACCAGCAAACAATGACTGCAGCTTTTGCCTGAGGTAATAATAAAACCGAGCAGCCCCTACTCCTAAAGCCGGCTGTAACCCTAGCTAACATGAAAGAGGTGGAGAAGAAACTGCCGAGAGAAAGCTAAAGGGGGATCCCTACAAGAACCGAGCCCATGCATCTACAGCTAGAAGAGACGAGATAAAGCTGGGAATCTCCTCATCTCCGTTAAAATGTAGAAGAACCGAAGAAGAGAGAGGAACAGAAGAACAACTTACAACAGTGAGGATAAAAAACTGTAGCTCACAGAAGGCTAAAAGTAGAAGCTTAATGAGCTAGAGAAGAAGAGGAACTTGAGAGAGAGGCTCTGAGAGTTGAGGGCATACATATAGGAGCAGGGCTAAGAGTGGCGTGAGGGTGTTGGGGATTACCCCGTTGGCCTTTGTGTGTTGTGATCCAagacagatagagagagagagagagagagagagagagagagagagtgtgtcagGGAAGTAAAGACTGGTACTCCAACAACAGCAACAGTTATCCATCGCAATCCGGGCGCCTCAAAAACACAAGTCTTTTACTCCCTCCTGACCTCGGCCACTTGCCACCAACAAAGGACCAGAGCAAGAGAGAGCGAGAGTGAGAGGTACGAGGGAACCTTCCCTGCAGGGAAACACCACAGCCCAAGGAGAGCATGGAAGAGGAAACCGGAAAGGACTCCTCGCTCCCTTCCCCCATCTCACCTCTCTTGTAATGGTGGCGTTTAGGTTCGGAGGATCTGTTGCGTTTCCTGCAAGCATTCTACCTACGTCCATCCTCggcttcctctcctcttctctcctctccaCAGCTTAACTCGGCACTCACACTTCCCATCCTCTGTCGTCCTCTTCTCTGACGGTTACTGGACCCATGCAATCACATAACCTGCGTGGCTTTACGTGGTTCTCTTTCCATCCCTGACCTGAGCAATCCACCCACTGTGTTGCTGAGTGCTTCCCGTAGCCTTTTTAGCAACTCACTGTGGGGTTTACCTACTGCTTGGTCGGTCGGTACTTCAAATCTCTGTGCCTCTTTGGATCTCAATGCAATTTGGCTCACGGGAATGTGGAGGCCCTACAGGATCAAACATACATTCCCTTCATTTCCACACACTGTTCATGGTTATTTCATCTAACTGGACGCCATGAAGTGTTCAACCTTTACAGCTCAGAGTCTATACAGAGGAAGGTCGAAGAAAGCACAGAAAAGAAGTGAGCAGTCTATGAACTAATCATACAGACTATCTGTGTAGATTATAATATGTTACTACTTTTTATCTGAATTAAAAGAGATAATTTCATTCTTATTATTATCCTCAGGTATATTGATTCCAACAAATTGTTGTAATATCAGATTCAGAGCTCAAAGACGAGCGGAGCTCTCTATCGGTATCTATCTATGTATCTGATCATCTGTCTACCTCGCCGTCAATCCATTAATTTGATCATGTCAGGTTGTCGAGGTCGGGACTTTTGCCATGACTGCAATGCAATGCAATGCTTTGCTTTTAGGGCCACATCGTCGTCCCACCGGCCATCATCACCGAATGGTGTGCAGCATCTCCATCGGAGAGGAAAGGAGGAGATCCGGCCAGCCAGAGAGACCCATCGAAGCAAAAGAAAGAGAAGCCCGAGGACGATCGCCGCTGCCCTCAGCGCCCGTCATCCACTGCCTGCAGCGTCAAACCGGAGGACAAATCAGAGGCCTctttctctatctatctatctatctctgtGAGTGTCGTATTCCTTTGTTTAACGTGTTAGCGAATCTTATGGTTTTTCATATTTGATATTATTTGAAATGTTGGTATTGTTTTCCATCTCATATATGtgtataaatttaatatttaatattcgtattcgtttttaatatttatatactTTTCGAACATCTTTTTTCATTCCCAACATTatattctataaatattatatatatatatatatatatatatatacttcatttTTCACACATTTATTTAATTATCGTTCCCAATATTAGTTTTCATCAAAACTCGTGCTCCTAAAAGGCCGAAAAGTAGCATTTGGGCTACCATTCTCAACGATCCGCTTAAAGCCCAAAGCCCAAATATTCGAACCCTCGATTGCAATTTAATTTGACGTCTTTATGATCCGTGCCAAAACCGATGAACAGCCGGATCTTACGTCGGAGGGAGAGAGGATCCGGATCCGATATCAAATAGAGaggaaataaaaggaaagcatataTTTAACTGCAAGTAATTGGGTGCCTTTAAAGTGATTAATCCATATATGTTTAGTCCAATTTTGTTCTCACCTCACCTTTCCTAtcccaaaataataataacaataataatacttTGGATTATGTTCAAAATTCTTATTTTATTTCTAGATTTCTAGAGCCAAAGAAGTCCTAATACGAGGAGAAGTAAGAAAacttcaaaatttaaaatttatttatgtttATAAATATCTAAGGTGTGACTTAAGTTTTGATCGAGATAGAGAAAGATACTAAGAACTCTTTGATTTCTCAACTCTCTAAAATTTATAGAGAAGACgagagaaaatatataaattctttaaAGTTTATGTAAAAAGGTATATAAGAAAAATTGATGATCCCTTAATTGATTTcacataataaaaattaaaaaattttaatgaataaaaataataattgataAAGGAACTATTTGATTGACCGATCATTTGTAcgtatgatgattttatcattttagaatatgtgaGCTTCAAAAAATACCTTTTGAGGGTAAGGAGATCCGGAGGATTTACGAGTCGTTCGTTCCATGCTCTTTAATCAATATCGGACTAAATAACTTTAATATAATCTTTGGTTATAACATTAAAGTATCTTTGGAGATTTCTTTCCATCCCACAATCACAATCTGCATGTTATGTCTCCATTGCCAAATCCAATGTTTGCTTAATGAGCAGTTGAGTTGAGAAAGGTTCACGCATGCGTGTGGGAGAGGAGTCGCAGCATCCACTCCTTTTGTGTTCCTTTATATGCATGTTAAGGTTGCAGTGGGATGAGGATGGGATTCCTCTCTCGCTTGCAGCGAACCATCCACTGAGCTTCACCCGATCCCACTTGCTGTCCCACAGAGGGGAACTTTCTGCGTTGTGTTGCTCTTTATGACATGATGTGGCCCCTCTCTGCGATGCATGGATGGCGGAGAGGAGAAGACTGGTGCTCTCTCCGACCCTTTTCCCCGTCTGATGCTCTTTAGTCGTAGCATCCGGTGCTACTATTCTCGTTGACCACAGCCAACAGATTTGTGCGGTAGAGAGAAGAAGGCATGAAGATGGTGTCGCCGGCATTGCCGAAAATGGCCTATAAATAGGAGGCGTCTGCCTCAACCCACAGAACAAGCTCTCCCGACTTCAGTTCTCGTCTTCTTCCTCGTGCCACTGCTTCTCTGAGAAGATGTCTTCCTGCGGATGCGGATGCGGTTCcggctgcagctgcagctgcggcggTGCATGCGGAAGGTACGAGTCGCCACCCCTTCACTGACTCGTACCTAATCTTTCTTTCAGTGATGCGttttgagtgtgtgtgtgtgggtgtgTGTGTGGTTGCGACATGGAAGTAGATACAAGATTTCCCCTTGTTTGGTTCCGTTCTTGTTCTATAGGTGTTTACTTGCTCTTTCTCTGGTGCAGCTGCTGCAAGATGTTCCCTGACTTGGGTGGAGAGCGTGGCACCACCGCTGCGGGAATCATTGACCTCGGTGTTGCAACTCTGAAAGGGTCCTCCGGCATCTCACTCTTATAACTCCATTTTGCTTCACCTATAACATGGATTAGGGTTTTGATGGAAAAAGAGAAAAGGAACTCTCATAATTCCCTCGTAACTGCGGCAAGAAAAATTATCTCTACAAACCTAATATTAGTCACTCTCGTTAATCCATCATTACAACTCAAAGAGGATCAATGTACGTAATCTTATTTCGgacataaaataataatcatgtcTAGATCAGAGAATATATTATAAGAACTGAAATAGATGATTCGGATGATTTTAGGACATTGTCATACTTAATTCGTCTTCTTGAAAGAAATGAATCGGTGGTTGCAGGCATATTGAAGGTTTTGAGGTGGCAAATGGGTCTGAGGGAGGAGGCTGTGACTGCAGCAAGTGCAAGTGCGGAAGCAGCTGCAGCTGTGCTTGCTGCGGCTGTAACTGAGACATGTATTATTAGCATCAGAGAGAGCAGTATATGCAGACAGCTAAATAAGAGGAGTATGAGTAGAGCTGTAATGGCTTTTATCATGTAATGTTGGTTCTGCTTTAAGTGGCATTTATAGTGTCATCATATATGACCTATTATTACTATGAACTGATATGATTCAATTGTTGCTTTTGTCTTCCACCATGTTTAGTAATATAGATTAGAGGGACTAAGTTATCACTACTAGTgactaaaagaaaacaaaataaataaaagggaaagCTGTCCTATCTATCTTCACCAATTAATGTAATTGATGTCACACAATTACTGCTTTTGTGAGGAAGGGAATGTGAAACAAATTTCATCCCACACAATCTTTGAAAAAGATCTCACAGATTTTGTGATTTTTCAAGAGACTCTTGAAATTATGTTAATTAAGTTATCCAGGGAAGAGCAATTGGTAGAAAAAGATTCCCAAAGTATACTTAAAAAGACTTGATTTTACAAGTAGAAATATAGTACTTTAAATTTTATTCTGAAGATAAATCCATAAGAATCCAAACCAACACAAGGTAAAAGAAACCAGTGAACAAAATCTCTGGCAAGTATAGTATGAATCTGCAAGCTATGACAGtatattattatcttaataatatAGGATATCTATACAAGAATCATGATCACTTTGATCACACAAAGGAACAACCTTACACCAAGCTGAGGACAAGAAAGGAGCTAAACAACACACAAAGCACTTTGATTCACTACCTTAGATCGCAAAATTTATATAGTACAATGAATTCCACTCTATACAGATGTGAATGACATCGATCAGATTGAACTATATAGCTACAAAGATATATACAACATGCAAAATAAACTAGGAAAATACAGAATAATAACCTGACATATCATCACAATCAAGAATTAATTCATCCAGCAAACCATCCAAAAGAAGGTCCTCTAACTCCACACCCAGACACACGGCATCCTGCTGCAGGTTCAACCATCCATCATTTTTTGCATAGTCTCGAGCCACAACATGTTCATGCATGTGACTAAGATGTGAGCTAATTTTTCGCCAAACCTGATCGAGGATATTACGTTCCGCAGGCAATGTTCTAGTGTCAGGGTCAAAGCGCGAGAACCATCTACCGGTAGAATATTTTTCTGACATTTCCAATAAGATCTCATCAATTAGATCAAAAAGGAGCTGGTGCTCAGGAGAGAGATCATCAGAATCATATGATGCAACCTCATGTCCATCAGATAGTAAGGGGCCAACTAGTTGACTGGGGAAGTGCTGTGCACCAACAAACTCGAAACCATTGAATCCGGATTTTCTCAATACATCCCTAACATAGTTGAAATCAGCCTCATCCTTTTGATCCACTTGAATGTGGAACTTGCCAACATTTGCAAAAGCCTCCTCCTGCTTTTTACCAAAATTAGATTCCGCAGGATCCATCTCATCAGATACTTTAAAAACCgacaaattatgtgttttggccaACAAATCGACTTCCTCAAAATGGAGGTTTCTTGGTTCAGTCTCTGAATCTGCAAAAACCAGGAAAAATAAAAGAAGTTGAAACCTATAATGTAGAGCTCCTATAAAGATTTTATAATAAGAGATGAGGCATGCTATGTTTCATGACTTCAtttattctcttcttttttttttcagaatggCTTTTCGcttttcttttgtgtgtgtgtgtgtgtttgtcaaTTGCATGTGTTTGGGCTGTTGTGTGCAAATGGAAACATGGTATCAGAAAAGATTAGTGGCATAAACTATGCTAAACCTTCTAGCAATCACTAGATGAACTTAATCAATTGAAGAGTAAATGGAAGATAATATAACAAAGAAAACTGAATCTGCCCCTCTCATAGTCTAGGCGATCACAAACATCAGGACAAACCACGTTTTGAGGACACACATTTTAACTTTATGGCTTAAGGTATGTCTGTGGACTATTCCTTTCTATGATGACATATCTTAATTAAAAGTTGTGGGTTAAATGAGATACTTTACCTTCTAAGTACTCATGTTTTGCAGGTTTCAAAAGATCATCTTCAGAATTTAGTTGAAAAACAGAGGTTGGCCTTGGTTTAGTTGACTCAACATTTGAATCTACTTCCAGCGCATGCTCATGCGCAACATGGCTATTGTCCGTCTGTGGTGAATCTGAAACTTCATGTACTTCTTCACTCTGGTGAAGCTCAATATGAGATTCTTGTTGGTCCACAGACAACTCATTAGGCAAAGGGATACAACCAATGTTCGACGTCCATGAAACCCTGCATGTCTCTGTCTCTGTAAGTTTGCTAGCGATCAGTGGTAATTCTAGTCCTCCATAAATTTTCCCACTAGCATGTACATCAAGAGTTTGTTCTAGAATGACACCAGGTTCAATGCTCTCCTTCACATTCACCAGTGACTCTGGCTCAGCAGGAGTATGGATGTCAATTGCCTCATCTCCATTCAAAGGATTGCTAATTGCCGCTTCTGACAACAGAGCTCCATGTAATGATTCATTTGGGACATCCTTACAGCGAAAGGAGTTGAATTCAGGATTAGAGTGAATTTGTTCAAAGACCTTTTGTGCAGTCTGATCCTGCAACTCAAAATCCACATCAGTTGAGGTCAAGTTTTCTTGCAGCCTTTTGGATTCACTGGTTAAAATGGACTCAAACACATGAGAATATTTGTATGACTCAGTAAGAGATCGAGATCTTCTAAAACTCTGATGTGGGTGTGCTTTCGGAGGAATACTAACATTGTCTTCTATGCTTTCATTGAAATGTCTGGCTGAGGCAGATCGGAATAGTTTTTCTTTCATGACATTCCCAGATGCTGCGTGGCCATAAGGGATTTTATGCAGAAGCCCATCCATCGAAATATGAAGATGCTCCTTCCTGTTCTCATTGAATACATCTTTTAACTTTTTCTTAACAGTCCTAGAATGACTTAAAAGAGTTCCATGATCTCCTTGTTTTGTATGCTTAAGAAAAGATCTGGGTGAAAACTCTGAATTATAGTAAGCATTATACTTGTCAACATCTGCAGGTTCTGATTTCTGAACTTGGTTAACAAGGTGATCGTTGGGTGATTTATTGTGCCTTTTAGCTGACATTCCAACCATGGGGGATGAGCCAGACTTCATTAATGCTCTCTCAGAGCTACACCTATGAAGATTCTGTAAATAATTTTCCAACAAAATGTCTGGTTCTTCAACAATTCCCAGGAATGACTCACCCTGCTCATTAATAAACTCCTTTGTACTGATCAAATCATTAGACTGGAACACATCTCTTCCCAACTCCTCAAAGGAGTCCATCTGTTTTGAAAAGGCATCCAAGTGATTTGCTTGCTTTTCAGTTGATTGAGTAAGCTCAGTGTGGCTAACATGATTAACATGTTTTATTGTTCCACATACTTGATGCTTTTTACTTGCAGGCGGAAGTTGATCATGTTCATGGCTTTCAGAAGAATCACTCTTTTGTGAACGGAAATCAACTTTCGGGGTAGCAGTGTCAGAAGCCATTTCCACTGGAAGAACATAATCACTGCATTCCAAGTGATGTATGGAAACGGTGCGCATCAGGCGTGGCTTCACAGGTAGCATCTTTTGCTTCTGATTATGCTTCCTAAACATTTTTTTGAAAATCAAAGCTCTAACAAGAGCCTTTCCTGAACTTTTTTTTGTTTGGCTGCCCTTGTTTACAATCTGATGCAGATGACAAGAAAGCAGCTATGGTTAATACATAGGGTAGCTAGACCATGGCACCAATGTACAACACCTTATAAATTGTTAGATAGTTGGATAAAAATAAACAGACAAAAGTCACCAATGTACAACACCTTATAAATTGTTAGATAGTTGGATAAAAATAAACAGACGAAAGGAAACTAGAAGATAATATGCTAGACAGTTGACTGTTGGACACATCATTGTCTAGTAATATACCAAAAGCATCAGATCACAAGGCCACTTTTTTGATAAACTGATAATTTACTAGCACTGAAAATGTACAAGTTTACATAATTCTTTGACATTCATAATTAAGAGCTGCTATACAAAACCACATCTCATTTGCTGGTAATACTCTTAGCAGTCCATAAGTTGGCATGTTTCATTGAATTGATTATGCCAATCTAACTG from Musa acuminata AAA Group cultivar baxijiao chromosome BXJ1-3, Cavendish_Baxijiao_AAA, whole genome shotgun sequence encodes the following:
- the LOC135626203 gene encoding uncharacterized protein LOC135626203, encoding MEGLLQHQNSTASFQKNYKSCMWDWLRIFDLQHRLSVRRLLEDDGHGNRRHVRRVEIPEVHVPASVDEHDNLDDETKLLIVNKGSQTKKSSGKALVRALIFKKMFRKHNQKQKMLPVKPRLMRTVSIHHLECSDYVLPVEMASDTATPKVDFRSQKSDSSESHEHDQLPPASKKHQVCGTIKHVNHVSHTELTQSTEKQANHLDAFSKQMDSFEELGRDVFQSNDLISTKEFINEQGESFLGIVEEPDILLENYLQNLHRCSSERALMKSGSSPMVGMSAKRHNKSPNDHLVNQVQKSEPADVDKYNAYYNSEFSPRSFLKHTKQGDHGTLLSHSRTVKKKLKDVFNENRKEHLHISMDGLLHKIPYGHAASGNVMKEKLFRSASARHFNESIEDNVSIPPKAHPHQSFRRSRSLTESYKYSHVFESILTSESKRLQENLTSTDVDFELQDQTAQKVFEQIHSNPEFNSFRCKDVPNESLHGALLSEAAISNPLNGDEAIDIHTPAEPESLVNVKESIEPGVILEQTLDVHASGKIYGGLELPLIASKLTETETCRVSWTSNIGCIPLPNELSVDQQESHIELHQSEEVHEVSDSPQTDNSHVAHEHALEVDSNVESTKPRPTSVFQLNSEDDLLKPAKHEYLEDSETEPRNLHFEEVDLLAKTHNLSVFKVSDEMDPAESNFGKKQEEAFANVGKFHIQVDQKDEADFNYVRDVLRKSGFNGFEFVGAQHFPSQLVGPLLSDGHEVASYDSDDLSPEHQLLFDLIDEILLEMSEKYSTGRWFSRFDPDTRTLPAERNILDQVWRKISSHLSHMHEHVVARDYAKNDGWLNLQQDAVCLGVELEDLLLDGLLDELILDCDDMSGYYSVFS